The stretch of DNA TCCTCGCGCACCAGCATGTCCGGCAGCCAGGCGATGCCCCGGCCTTGCAGCGCCATCGAGCGCAGCAGCACGGCATGGGGCGCGACGAAGGTTTCCCTCAGGGTCAGCTCCGGGCTGTGCCGCAGCTTGTGCTGCACGATGCGCCCCAGGCCCGATGCGCCGTCGTAGGCCAGCAGCGGCATGGAGCCCTTGCCTTGCAGCGCGTGGGCAGGCTGCGCGGCAGCTTCGGATGCCGCGGCGCTGACGGGTACAAGCACGTCCGTGCCCAGCTTTGCCACGGGGTAGTCCAGCTCGTCCATGCGGCTGGCCGATTGCGGGTACCGGTGGCAGAGCAGGAACTGCACGCGCCGCTGCATCATGAGATCCTCGCAGGCCTGGAAACTGTCGGACATCATCTGGATGGCGCCCACGTCCAGGCCGGATTCCAGGTTGACCAGCCACTGCGGGAAGAACATCAGCGACAGCGTGTGCGTGGCCGCGAACCGCAGACTGGCGGCTTCCTGCGCGTGCGCCAGGCGCGCCTTGATGCGGGCCGCTTCCAGGTCGGCCAGCACCTGCAGCAGCAGCGGCCGGAATTTCTGGCCCGCGGCGGTCAGCTCTGTGGGATGGGCGCTGCGGTCGAAAAGCTCCACCCCCACCCATTCTTCCAGGGCGCGGATGTGCCGGCTGAATGCCGGCTGCGCGATGGAACGCACTTCGGCGGCGCGCGAAAAACTG from Bordetella sp. FB-8 encodes:
- a CDS encoding LysR family transcriptional regulator; the encoded protein is MGPGNRPLDMQWLEDFCALAETGSFSRAAEVRSIAQPAFSRHIRALEEWVGVELFDRSAHPTELTAAGQKFRPLLLQVLADLEAARIKARLAHAQEAASLRFAATHTLSLMFFPQWLVNLESGLDVGAIQMMSDSFQACEDLMMQRRVQFLLCHRYPQSASRMDELDYPVAKLGTDVLVPVSAAASEAAAQPAHALQGKGSMPLLAYDGASGLGRIVQHKLRHSPELTLRETFVAPHAVLLRSMALQGRGIAWLPDMLVREDLAQGRLLRAGGPSWDVPVEICLYRQPNAMSPVAERLWSVLGQAPPGR